The following DNA comes from Streptococcus pasteurianus.
AATAAAGGGTGGACTAACAGTAAAGGTATTGACAACACTACTGTCGTAACGTTCCAAAACTACCATCTGAATAGATAGCTAAATCATCATAATCAGATTGTCGATTGGTACTACGATATATCACACCGTTTTTAATCACATAACCTGACGTATTAGCGCTGTAATAGTCACCGTTAATGGCAAAAATGCATTTTTACTTGAAGCTATACTAGACGTGGTTTCTGTAATATTCGTTCCCAAAGTGTCCTGCGCTAACGCTGTTTTTAAATAATCTGTACTAGAAAGTGTAATATCTGCTACATAATACGTTGTATTGCTTGTGTTTCCTGTCGTAATGATGATAGAGATATTGTCATCTTGATATGAAGTATCTGTTGTCGTCACTTCGCCTGTTTCTGTCGATGCCGTCGTGCTACTGCAACTTTAGTTACCGCTGATGGTATCACAAATGTTTTCAAAAGAACATAAACATTTGCAGATAATATAACAAAGTGTAAGCATATTTTTTAGAAGTCTCATCACCTTCTCTGTTCATCCAACATAAACTTAGTTAAGCCTATCAAATTTGGCCAAAGATCTTCTGAAAAATAGCTAAAAGAAAACCAAATTCTTGATTTTTGTATTAATCAATTTACGAAAAAAATGTTTTTGTGTACAATAAATCTATGAAAATCTTAATCACATCTGGTGGAACAACCGAAAAAATCGATTCTGTTCGTGGTATTACTAATCACGCAACAGGAAGTTTAGGAAAATACATTGCAGAAATGTTTTTACAAAATGGGCACGAGGTGACTTTAGTAACAACCAAAGGAGCTGTCAAACCACAAAAACAACCATATTTGACAACCTATATCGTCTCAAATGTTGATAGTTTGGTTGAAACTTTAGAGCCACTTGTTAAGACACATGACATTTTTATTCATAGCATGGCTGTGTCTGATTACACTCCTCTCTATATGACTGATTTAGATGAGATTGAAAATGCTGAGCACATTTCAGATTTGCTGACACAGCAAAATACCGAATCAAAAATTTCATCTAAAGCAGACTATCAAGTGCTCTTTTTAAAGAAAACGCCTAAAGTTATCAGCTTGATCAAAACATGGAATCCTGATATCATGCTGATTGGCTTTAAATTATTGGTTAACATCAGCAAGGATGAATTGTTTGCGGTGGCGCGTGCTAGTTTGAAGAAAAATAAAGCACACTATATCGTCGCCAATGATTTAAGTGAAATCAATGGGACACAGCACCACGCTTATTTGCTCAGTGAAAACGACGTAACCGAAGCCGAAACAAAAGCTGAGCTGGCTAAATTAATTTTTGAAAGGGTGACAAATCATGACTAAAACAATCGTACTGGCTGTTTCAGGGAGCATTTCTGCCTATAAAGCAGCTGATTTAAGCAATCAGTTAACCAAATTAGGGTATCAAGTGCACGTTTTAATGACTGAGGCTGCAACGCAATTTATAACGCCACTAACATTGCAAGTTTTATCAAAAAATCCTGTTCATCTTGATGTTATGAAAGAAGACGACCCAAAAGTTGTTAATCATATTGAACTAGCAAAACAAGCCGACTTATTCGTAGTTGCTCCTGCTTCTGCTAATACAATCGCTAAATTAGCTCATGGTATCGCAGATAATATTGTTACAGCAACTGCGCTAGCTTTGCCGACAGATACTCCCAAATTGATTGCGCCAGCTATGAATACCAAGATGTATGACAATCCACTAACGCAACGCAATTTACAAATCTTGCAAGAAGTCGGTTATCAAGAAATTGAACCGCGTTCAAGCATGCTTGCCTGCGGTGATGTTGGACGTGGTGCTCTTGCTGAATTAGACGCTATCATTCAAAAAATTCAAGACACCATTGAGAACTAAAAATCAAAACCGACACTTGTCGAGACAGCTGTAAATTGGTATAATGAATTGGACATTTGGAAAACTAAAAATTTCAAATGCTACATTTTTCAGTCCATTTAGGAGGAATTATGAAAAAAAATAAAGCAGCAACCGATGTTGCTATTATTGCTATCTTCTTTGCTATTATGCTTGTGATAAATTTTCTAACAAGCTTAGTGTTTAACCTTTGGCCTGTTCCAATCAAGCCTACGCTCGTGCATGTTCCAGTTATTATCGCTTCTATTGTCTATGGACCACGAATTGGCGCTATCCTAGGTGGATTAATGGGGATTATGAGTGTTACCGTAAACACTCTGACATTGTTACCAACAAGTTATCTCTTTTCTCCATTCGTTGAAAACGGGAATTTTGCTTCGCTAATCATTGCTCTTGTTCCACGTATTCTAATCGGTATAACACCTTATTTTGTTTATAAATGGCTACATAATAGAACTGGACTTGTTATCGCTGGTGCGATTGGTTCGATGACAAATACCATTTTCGTTTT
Coding sequences within:
- a CDS encoding phosphopantothenate--cysteine ligase; the encoded protein is MKILITSGGTTEKIDSVRGITNHATGSLGKYIAEMFLQNGHEVTLVTTKGAVKPQKQPYLTTYIVSNVDSLVETLEPLVKTHDIFIHSMAVSDYTPLYMTDLDEIENAEHISDLLTQQNTESKISSKADYQVLFLKKTPKVISLIKTWNPDIMLIGFKLLVNISKDELFAVARASLKKNKAHYIVANDLSEINGTQHHAYLLSENDVTEAETKAELAKLIFERVTNHD
- the coaC gene encoding phosphopantothenoylcysteine decarboxylase; translation: MTKTIVLAVSGSISAYKAADLSNQLTKLGYQVHVLMTEAATQFITPLTLQVLSKNPVHLDVMKEDDPKVVNHIELAKQADLFVVAPASANTIAKLAHGIADNIVTATALALPTDTPKLIAPAMNTKMYDNPLTQRNLQILQEVGYQEIEPRSSMLACGDVGRGALAELDAIIQKIQDTIEN
- a CDS encoding ECF transporter S component, with amino-acid sequence MKKNKAATDVAIIAIFFAIMLVINFLTSLVFNLWPVPIKPTLVHVPVIIASIVYGPRIGAILGGLMGIMSVTVNTLTLLPTSYLFSPFVENGNFASLIIALVPRILIGITPYFVYKWLHNRTGLVIAGAIGSMTNTIFVLGGIFLLFSNVYNGNIQALLAIVFGTNAIAEMIISAILTLALVPSLQKIKN